Genomic segment of Saprospira sp. CCB-QB6:
TAATCTGCCAAGCAGCACCAAGCTGAGCAGCAGTGCCCAAGCCCATAGAGACAAAATTCTTGGTGATCCAGTTTTTGTCTAAGCCACCCAAATTGAGAAAATAGGTTACTGCGACCCAAAGTACAGACCAATAGAAAACACCCAAAAAGGCGCCTAGGGCAAGGTAAATGGCCGTCCCCAAATAATAGCGAAAATAAGCTGCTTGCTCGTCAATCATCCCCGAAGGCAAGGGCCGAAAAGGCTTGTTGATCTTGTCTTCTTCTATAGCATCCAGTTGATTACTGATATCAAAAGGATATATATAAAAAATGAAATAGCAAAGTCCTAGGCCAAAATAGCCCAAGCTCTGAAGGTTAACTGAGCTGGCTGAAAAAAGAGCCACCAACATAAAAATACTAGCCGATACTACTGATACTAGGAGGTCGGTCTTGGTAAATTTCCAAAGGAGTTCTACTTCTCTAAAAAAAGTAAAAAATAACTGGTGAAATGAGATTTGTTTGTCCATAGGGCTTTGTTTTTCTTTATTATACGCAAAAAACCGCCCAAATGCAGACAAAATTTTGTAATTAGTTTTCAACTAAAAATTAAGTTCCGATAAATCTCGTCACTCTTTATTTGCTTTTTTGTGGTTTAAATCTATGTAACATTTTATAGTGTAGGTACATTTAAAATGAATTTTATATTGTAAATCGACTGAAAATCTGCGATTTATTCGGATTTAGGGGG
This window contains:
- a CDS encoding UbiA family prenyltransferase, with the translated sequence MDKQISFHQLFFTFFREVELLWKFTKTDLLVSVVSASIFMLVALFSASSVNLQSLGYFGLGLCYFIFYIYPFDISNQLDAIEEDKINKPFRPLPSGMIDEQAAYFRYYLGTAIYLALGAFLGVFYWSVLWVAVTYFLNLGGLDKNWITKNFVSMGLGTAAQLGAAWQIIGPFSTSAVIWISLISFWVGLTSCTQDFRDVEGDRKTGRKTLPIVAGDQNARIITIAFWAIMSVSVAVVYFHLQQGIFWLDLALILPALSCHFYIMYRLWFLRTPKADDRTYLIQCLLYCYLLLLSIYIFL